In one Deinococcus psychrotolerans genomic region, the following are encoded:
- a CDS encoding pyruvate, water dikinase regulatory protein has protein sequence MPTTTPPARPVLIVSDHTGLTADNIARALLAHFPGQPLRYIARPFTADVAAARAVAQEVTALSAAGERPILFTTITQPEVLAELQASPAHLFDLLTPGINELEVELGQTAARTVGGYHDMHDTSAYLGRMEALDFALATDDGVGDKQYGLADVILVGVSRVGKTPTSLFLALQHGIRASNYPLAEDDFERESLPLPLEKHRGKLYGLTIDPRRLHAIRTQRKAASRYASLEQCEFEVRRAERLFQRVGLPVRDTTSTSVEEIAAGVLSALRRS, from the coding sequence ATGCCCACCACCACTCCGCCTGCCCGCCCGGTGCTGATCGTCAGTGACCACACCGGCCTGACCGCCGACAATATCGCCCGCGCTCTATTGGCGCATTTTCCGGGTCAGCCGCTGCGCTATATTGCCCGGCCATTCACCGCAGATGTGGCGGCGGCGCGGGCGGTGGCGCAGGAGGTTACGGCGCTGAGCGCGGCGGGAGAGCGCCCGATTCTCTTTACCACCATCACCCAGCCGGAGGTGCTGGCCGAGTTGCAGGCTTCTCCGGCTCACCTGTTCGATTTGCTGACCCCCGGCATCAACGAGTTGGAGGTGGAGCTGGGGCAAACGGCGGCACGTACCGTGGGCGGCTACCACGACATGCACGACACCAGCGCGTATCTGGGGCGCATGGAAGCGCTGGACTTCGCTCTGGCCACCGACGACGGCGTGGGCGACAAGCAGTACGGGTTGGCAGACGTGATTCTGGTGGGGGTCAGCCGGGTGGGCAAGACCCCCACCAGCCTATTTTTAGCCCTGCAACACGGTATCCGCGCCAGCAATTACCCGCTGGCCGAGGACGACTTTGAGCGTGAGAGCTTGCCGCTGCCGCTGGAAAAGCACCGTGGCAAGCTGTACGGTCTGACCATTGATCCGCGCCGCCTGCACGCCATCCGCACCCAGCGCAAGGCGGCCAGCCGCTACGCCAGCCTTGAGCAGTGTGAGTTCGAGGTTCGCCGCGCCGAGCGCTTATTTCAGCGTGTGGGTTTGCCGGTGCGCGATACTACCAGCACCAGCGTGGAAGAAATCGCGGCGGGCGTCCTGAGTGCGCTGCGCCGCTCATAA
- the ppsA gene encoding phosphoenolpyruvate synthase: MQMTRAFQTLRMTDVDTVGGKNASIGEMIHGLAAAGVRVPGGFATTADAFRLFLTENRIEEKINARLSALDVNDVVALGAAGKEIRAWVEAAALPKELEDAVHAGYEEMARESGVTDPDVAVRSSATAEDLPEASFAGQQETFLNVRGIDSVLHHARLVFASLYNDRAISYRVHQNFAHAEVALSAGIQRMVRTDLGVSGVAFTLDTESGYRDAVLVTAAYGLGELVVQGAINPDEFFVYKPALKAGKKAVLRRTLGSKARKMIYADGGGVDSVDVSIEEAQRFCLSDADLTELARQCVTIEDHYQRPMDIEWGKDGRDGQIYILQARPETVQSRSGRTLERFEIEGGGTVLVEGRAVGNRVGSGVVRVVSDISQMASVQDGDVLVADMTDPDWEPVMKRASAIVTNRGGRTCHAAIIARELGIPAVVGSGDATRMLKSGQEVTVSCAEGDTGYVYEGKRNFKIHRIELDAMPDVPMKIMMNVASPDRAFSFAALPNEGVGLARVEFICSNVIGVHPRALLDYPDVPEDVKTQIEERIRGYASPRDFFRDKLMEGVANIAAAFAPKPVIVRLSDFKSNEYAHLIGGAAYEPHEENPMIGFRGASRYRSPDFAAAFALECEAMKAVRDDMGLTNVQIMIPFVRTVGEAKTVLEILEKNGLKRGENELKIIMMCEIPSNAILAEQFLELFDGFSIGSNDLTQLTLALDRDSGLVADLFDEQDPAVLALMAQAIAAAKKHGKYIGICGQGPSDHPALAAWLMEQGIDSVSLNPDSVLATWLHLAEGAKAGA; encoded by the coding sequence ATGCAGATGACCAGAGCGTTCCAAACACTAAGGATGACCGACGTGGACACGGTGGGCGGCAAGAACGCCTCCATCGGCGAGATGATTCATGGGCTGGCAGCGGCCGGGGTGCGGGTGCCCGGAGGCTTTGCCACCACCGCCGACGCCTTCCGGTTGTTCCTGACTGAAAATAGAATCGAGGAAAAGATCAACGCCCGCCTCTCGGCGCTGGACGTGAATGACGTGGTGGCTCTCGGCGCTGCGGGCAAGGAAATCCGCGCCTGGGTGGAAGCGGCGGCGTTGCCCAAAGAGCTGGAAGACGCAGTCCACGCTGGTTATGAGGAGATGGCCCGCGAATCTGGCGTCACCGATCCCGACGTGGCCGTGCGTTCCAGCGCCACCGCCGAAGATTTGCCCGAAGCCAGTTTCGCCGGGCAGCAGGAAACCTTCCTGAACGTGCGCGGCATCGACAGCGTGCTGCACCATGCCCGCCTCGTCTTTGCTTCTCTTTACAATGACCGAGCCATCAGTTACCGCGTCCACCAGAATTTCGCGCATGCGGAAGTGGCGCTGTCCGCCGGGATTCAGCGGATGGTTCGCACCGATCTGGGCGTGTCGGGTGTGGCCTTTACCCTCGACACCGAGAGCGGCTACCGCGACGCAGTGCTGGTCACTGCCGCCTACGGTCTGGGCGAACTGGTGGTGCAGGGCGCGATCAACCCCGACGAGTTCTTCGTCTACAAACCCGCGCTGAAGGCGGGCAAGAAAGCGGTGTTGCGCCGCACTCTGGGCAGCAAGGCCCGCAAGATGATCTACGCCGACGGCGGCGGCGTGGACAGCGTGGACGTGTCTATAGAAGAGGCGCAGCGGTTCTGTCTCTCCGACGCTGACCTGACCGAACTGGCGCGGCAGTGTGTCACCATCGAAGACCACTACCAGCGCCCGATGGACATCGAATGGGGCAAGGACGGGCGCGACGGACAAATTTACATTCTGCAAGCCCGCCCAGAAACAGTGCAGAGCCGCAGCGGGCGCACGCTGGAACGTTTCGAGATAGAGGGCGGCGGCACGGTGCTGGTGGAGGGCCGCGCCGTGGGCAACCGTGTGGGCAGCGGCGTGGTGCGAGTGGTCAGTGACATCTCGCAGATGGCGAGCGTGCAGGACGGCGACGTGCTGGTGGCCGACATGACCGATCCCGACTGGGAACCCGTGATGAAGCGTGCCAGCGCCATCGTGACCAACCGGGGCGGGCGCACCTGCCACGCCGCGATCATTGCCCGCGAACTGGGTATTCCCGCCGTGGTGGGCAGCGGCGACGCCACCCGTATGCTCAAAAGTGGACAGGAAGTTACCGTGTCATGTGCCGAGGGCGACACCGGCTACGTGTACGAGGGCAAACGCAACTTCAAGATTCACCGCATCGAGCTGGACGCCATGCCCGACGTGCCGATGAAGATCATGATGAACGTGGCCTCGCCAGACCGGGCCTTCTCGTTTGCTGCGCTGCCCAATGAAGGCGTGGGGCTGGCCCGCGTGGAATTCATCTGCTCGAACGTGATTGGCGTCCACCCACGCGCCCTGCTGGATTACCCGGATGTGCCGGAAGACGTGAAGACCCAGATCGAGGAGCGCATCCGGGGCTACGCCTCGCCCCGCGACTTCTTCCGCGACAAATTGATGGAAGGGGTGGCCAACATCGCCGCCGCCTTCGCGCCCAAGCCGGTGATCGTGCGCCTGAGCGACTTCAAGAGCAACGAGTACGCCCACCTTATCGGCGGCGCGGCCTACGAGCCGCACGAAGAAAACCCGATGATCGGTTTCCGGGGGGCCAGCCGCTACCGCAGTCCCGACTTCGCAGCCGCCTTCGCGTTGGAATGTGAGGCGATGAAAGCCGTGCGCGACGACATGGGCCTGACCAATGTGCAGATCATGATTCCCTTTGTCCGTACAGTAGGCGAGGCCAAAACGGTACTGGAGATTCTGGAGAAAAACGGCCTCAAGCGCGGTGAGAACGAGCTCAAGATCATCATGATGTGCGAGATTCCCAGCAACGCCATTCTGGCCGAGCAGTTTCTCGAACTGTTCGACGGCTTTTCGATTGGCAGCAACGACCTGACCCAGTTGACGCTGGCACTTGACCGCGATTCGGGACTGGTGGCCGACCTGTTCGACGAGCAAGACCCAGCGGTGCTGGCGCTGATGGCGCAGGCGATCGCTGCCGCCAAAAAACACGGC